The following proteins are encoded in a genomic region of Arachis ipaensis cultivar K30076 chromosome B02, Araip1.1, whole genome shotgun sequence:
- the LOC107625602 gene encoding CASP-like protein 5B2, with amino-acid sequence MMKRMVGGPGTRSGFFLRLGQCAFGCASIGLMVTAAEFSNFTAFCYLIASMGLQVLWSFGLACLDIYALRRKRDLQNPILVSLFVVGDWVTATLSLAAACSSAGIIVLYAKDLDFCKKHKSIPCHRYQVSVAMAFITWFFTAMSSHVMFWILASV; translated from the exons ATGATGAAGCGGATGGTGGGTGGGCCAGGTACGAGGAGTGGGTTCTTCTTGAGATTAGGGCAATGTGCGTTTGGTTGTGCTTCAATTGGCCTAATGGTCACAGCAGCTGAATTTTCTAACTTCACTGCTTTCTG CTATTTAATTGCATCAATGGGACTTCAAGTTCTCTGGAGCTTTGGACTTGCATGTCTTGATATCTATGCCTTGAGGAGAAAAAGAGACCTACAAAACCCAATTCTTGTCAGCCTGTTTGTTGTTGGTGATTGG GTAACAGCTACTTTGTCGCTAGCAGCTGCTTGCTCATCTGCGGGAATCATAGTTTTATATGCAAAAGACCTGGATTTCTGCAAGAAGCACAAGAGTATTCCATGCCACAGGTACCAGGTTTCTGTAGCCATGGCATTTATCACGTGGTTTTTTACAGCAATGTCATCACATGTGATGTTTTGGATCTTAGCATCAGTCTAG
- the LOC107625603 gene encoding uncharacterized protein LOC107625603 yields the protein MEGLIPFVYKAIMQYKNGKEGPIGSWLCDSPSYSYVKLPGDSGRFQTSALSLFSPDHRFSPAASPSSKHASSSSSQMVGSSGVQSPRRRSNSSGGST from the coding sequence ATGGAGGGTCTTATTCCATTTGTGTACAAGGCTATTATGCAATACAAGAATGGAAAAGAAGGCCCTATTGGTTCATGGCTTTGCGACTCGCCTTCCTACTCATATGTCAAGCTTCCTGGCGACTCGGGCCGGTTTCAAACCTCTGCCCTTTCTCTGTTTTCCCCTGATCACAGGTTCTCGCCGGCAGCTTCACCGTCTTCCAAgcatgcttcttcttcttcaagccaAATGGTAGGTTCATCCGGCGTCCAATCTCCACGCCGTCGCTCAAATTCCAGTGGAGGTTCAACTTGA